One Chanodichthys erythropterus isolate Z2021 chromosome 10, ASM2448905v1, whole genome shotgun sequence DNA segment encodes these proteins:
- the ptgdsa gene encoding prostaglandin D2 synthase a: protein MKIALVTIFLLMLLTDIHAKVQPQKNFDLQKFAGKWYRVGLAYDSPGFVPYRNRLTISMGIVEPKENGDVNMTMWSLRSSGCQRKVYVYEKTSMPGVFNYYSTRHRRVKDVTVVETNYTEYALVLKHKKINKEFTQVSLYGRTKKLRADLMEKFRAYATARGFSKESILTPPAAENCPPSGN from the exons ATGAAGATCGCCTTGGTGACCATTTTTTTGCTGATGCTCCTGACAGACATCCACGCCAAAGTCCAGCCACAGAAAAATTTTGACCTTCAGAAG TTTGCAGGGAAGTGGTATCGGGTGGGTCTGGCCTATGATTCTCCAGGCTTCGTGCCGTACAGAAACAGACTCACTATCTCTATGGGCATAGTGGAGCCAAAGGAGAATGGGGACGTCAACATGACCATGTGGAGTTTAAG GTCTTCTGGTTGTCAGCGTAAGGTCTATGTTTATGAGAAGACGTCTATGCCCGGCGTATTTAACTACTACAGCACTC GTCACAGAAGGGTGAAGGATGTTACTGTGGTGGAGACAAACTATACTGAGTATGCTCTGGTCCTCAAACACAAGAAGATTAACAAGGAGTTCACACAAGTGTCTCTTTACG GTCGTACTAAGAAGTTGAGGGCAGATCTGATGGAGAAGTTCAGGGCGTATGCCACAGCTCGAGGATTCTCCAAAGAGTCCATCTTGACTCCACCAGCTGCTg aaAACTGTCCTCCTTCAGGAAATTAG
- the ambp gene encoding protein AMBP: MMRVVLVFLLPFLGLLHAGPLPDEPVLQTQENFDLNRFMGKWYDIATASTCPWFKRHKGDAAIGSMELQTSGSTQTVSMTRISLRQGTCKSISGEYQMTKTPGRFHYHVAKWNADVDSYVVHTNYDEYALVVMYKQKTGGEKSTSVKLYGRTMQLRPTLIEDFKTLVAEQGMSEDTIVIKKNKGECVPGEQATPEPQIQRARRNVVVAPPEEGSGDDTPMFKGPEACKAEPDSGPCFGMLQRFHYNSSIMTCQVFTFGGCMGNQNNFETEKECLQSCRTEAACRLPMDAGPCKAFLDLWAFDASAGKCVSFKYGGCKGNGNKFYSQKECEEYCGVMTRNGDDEFLTVN, translated from the exons atgatgcGTGTTGTTCTGGTGTTTCTGCTTCCCTTCCTGGGACTGTTGCATGCTGGGCCTCTGCCCGATGAACCCGTTCTCCAGACCCAAGAGAACTTTGATTTAAACCGG TTCATGGGAAAATGGTATGATATTGCCACAGCATCCACGTGCCCTTGGTTCAAGCGTCATAAGGGAGACGCAGCCATCGGCTCAATGGAGCTGCAGACCAGTGGCTCAACACAGACCGTCAGCATGACCCGCATCAGCCTCAG aCAAGGGACCTGTAAGTCCATCAGTGGAGAATATCAGATGACCAAAACACCTGGAAGATTTCACTACCACGTTGCAA AGTGGAATGCTGATGTGGATTCCTATGTGGTTCACACAAACTACGATGAGTATGCTCTGGTGGTGATGTATAAACAAAAAACGGGCGGTGAAAAATCTACATCTGTGAAACTCTACG GGCGTACCATGCAACTGCGGCCCACTCTCATCGAAGACTTCAAGACTCTGGTGGCTGAACAGGGAATGAGTGAAGACACTATAGTTATCAAAAAGAACAAAG GGGAGTGTGTTCCAGGCGAGCAGGCCACACCAGAGCCACAGATCCAG AGGGCGAGGAGGAATGTGGTTGTGGCGCCCCCTGAGGAGGGATCGGGCGATGACACGCCCATGTTCAAAGGACCTG AAGCATGTAAGGCTGAGCCTGATTCCGGCCCGTGCTTCGGAATGTTGCAGCGCTTCCATTATAACTCGTCCATCATGACCTGTCAGGTGTTCACCTTTGGAGGCTGTATGGGGAACCAGAACAACTTTGAGACTGAAAAGGAATGTCTGCAGAGCTGTCGCACTGAgg CTGCCTGTAGACTGCCCATGGACGCTGGTCCTTGTAAAGCATTCTTAGACCTGTGGGCTTTCGATGCTTCTGCGGGAAAGTGCGTGTCCTTCAAATATGGAGGCTGCAAGGGCAATGGCAACAAATTCTACAGCCAGAAGGAGTGTGAGGAGTACTGCGGAGTTATGACGAGAAATG GAGATGACGAGTTTCTCACAGTGAACTGA